A part of Paenibacillus sp. sptzw28 genomic DNA contains:
- a CDS encoding anti-sigma factor, whose translation MNCLQVQQSFGVYWDLPENDMERKMVDEHLLTCSACREEFQIWEESEQLIRGFSDNVEEIGPVDHVNHEVMNRIYNEQSWLMPVATRSYQFTRTFRRNVTAVVAFCMAMFVCGLFYLLIGYNGSSSADVAKLTGMLETADATSDSSVIGADFYADVPVASISDPIVLRVVPTVPQYWVALSLLGMIMALLILNWFSRTRN comes from the coding sequence ATGAATTGCCTCCAAGTTCAACAATCGTTTGGCGTGTACTGGGATTTACCCGAGAACGATATGGAACGAAAGATGGTCGATGAACATCTTCTAACCTGCAGCGCTTGCAGAGAGGAGTTTCAGATATGGGAGGAGAGCGAACAGCTCATCCGCGGTTTCTCCGACAATGTCGAGGAAATCGGACCGGTTGACCACGTCAACCATGAGGTTATGAACCGGATTTATAACGAGCAGTCATGGTTGATGCCCGTGGCGACACGAAGCTACCAATTTACACGGACCTTTCGCCGCAACGTAACTGCGGTAGTCGCCTTCTGCATGGCAATGTTCGTCTGCGGCTTGTTCTATCTGCTTATCGGATATAACGGCTCATCCTCGGCCGATGTTGCCAAGCTGACAGGCATGCTGGAGACCGCCGACGCCACAAGCGACAGTTCCGTAATCGGAGCCGATTTTTATGCGGACGTGCCTGTTGCCAGCATCAGCGATCCGATCGTGCTAAGAGTAGTTCCGACGGTGCCCCAATATTGGGTAGCACTTTCATTGCTCGGCATGATAATGGCGCTGCTTATTCTTAACTGGTTTTCCCGTACTCGTAACTGA
- a CDS encoding RNA polymerase sigma factor — protein MTDSQLIREIKDGNVQLYSELMRRYQRKILAFIYHMLKSSKLELLAEDLCSESFYKAYRSLHSFREVDASFSTWLYTIARNTVLSELRKQKTGNVSLDEIGFMPTASLDSVPEHRLLRSERMSMVREAINSLPEKQRSALILREYDQLDYQEIASILGQTVSSVKSLLFRARSSVKVQLEPYFGDSPLLEEYEGMKMR, from the coding sequence ATGACCGATTCCCAGTTAATACGCGAAATTAAAGACGGTAACGTACAGCTCTATTCGGAACTTATGCGGCGATATCAACGTAAAATCCTTGCCTTCATATATCATATGCTCAAGAGCTCGAAGCTGGAGCTCTTGGCGGAAGACTTATGTTCCGAGTCATTTTACAAAGCGTATCGCAGTCTGCATTCGTTCAGGGAAGTCGATGCTTCCTTTTCCACCTGGCTGTACACCATAGCAAGAAATACGGTACTTAGCGAACTGCGTAAACAAAAAACAGGCAATGTCTCACTCGACGAGATCGGCTTCATGCCGACTGCCTCTTTGGATTCCGTTCCGGAGCACCGATTGCTGAGAAGCGAGCGGATGTCTATGGTTCGGGAAGCAATCAACAGTTTGCCGGAGAAACAGCGTTCTGCGCTTATTTTACGGGAATACGACCAGTTGGACTATCAGGAGATTGCCAGCATTCTCGGTCAAACTGTAAGCTCCGTCAAATCCCTGTTATTTCGTGCGCGCAGCAGTGTTAAGGTTCAGCTTGAACCGTATTTCGGCGATTCGCCATTGCTGGAGGAATACGAGGGGATGAAAATGAGATGA
- the trpA gene encoding tryptophan synthase subunit alpha, with amino-acid sequence MNRIDAAFAKLREEGRTALIPFLTIGDPDAVTSVEIIKTLEEAGADMVELGVPYSDPLADGPVIQRASERALKHGSITIVDCIQAAENARKAGVELPFILFTYFNPVLQYGLERFFRLIVDKGISGLIIPDLPIEEDTEVRAMAEQADIHLIPLVAPTSHDRVARIARKARGFVYCVSSLGVTGVRADFHQGIDEFLSAVREAATVPIAVGFGISSREQVERFGKQADGVVVGSAIVRKIEEVLPLLQAEDTKREGLARIYEFVSELKG; translated from the coding sequence ATTAATCGTATTGATGCTGCATTCGCTAAGCTTCGGGAAGAGGGCAGGACTGCGCTTATTCCGTTTCTTACGATAGGCGACCCCGATGCAGTCACGTCGGTTGAAATTATTAAGACGCTTGAAGAAGCCGGCGCCGATATGGTTGAACTGGGTGTTCCGTATTCCGACCCGCTTGCGGACGGTCCGGTCATTCAACGGGCGTCCGAGCGGGCGCTGAAGCATGGCAGCATTACAATCGTTGATTGTATACAGGCTGCCGAAAATGCCCGCAAGGCCGGCGTGGAGCTGCCGTTCATATTATTTACTTACTTTAACCCGGTTCTCCAGTACGGTTTGGAGCGGTTTTTCCGGCTTATCGTCGATAAAGGTATCAGCGGTCTTATTATTCCCGATTTGCCGATCGAGGAAGACACTGAGGTGCGGGCGATGGCGGAGCAAGCGGATATCCACCTGATTCCGCTTGTCGCGCCAACCTCCCACGACCGCGTCGCACGAATCGCGCGTAAAGCGCGAGGCTTCGTGTACTGCGTTTCATCGCTTGGCGTTACCGGAGTACGAGCTGATTTCCACCAGGGCATCGACGAGTTCTTGTCTGCTGTCAGAGAGGCCGCGACGGTACCGATTGCTGTAGGCTTCGGCATATCAAGCCGCGAGCAGGTAGAGCGGTTTGGAAAGCAGGCCGACGGCGTCGTCGTAGGCAGCGCGATTGTCCGTAAAATCGAGGAAGTTCTGCCGCTCCTTCAAGCGGAGGACACGAAGCGGGAAGGGCTTGCTCGAATATATGAGTTTGTCAGCGAATTAAAGGGTTAG
- a CDS encoding histidine phosphatase family protein, translating into MRIGLIRHGKTEWNRLGKIQGQTDIPLNAEGRKQAEALAQRLSREELRWDAVISSDLSRAYETARIIAETLSIPLLPGDTRLRERYFGDIEGTTEEERLAKWGTDWRRSESGQESDESVRARGLSFVEEAASARPGCNLLVVTHGSLLAQLLKGMCDRLEDKPILNMSLTIMERAGKQWTSLLHGCTLHLEQPVHNQN; encoded by the coding sequence TTGCGAATCGGACTTATACGGCACGGTAAAACGGAATGGAACAGGCTTGGCAAAATACAAGGTCAAACGGATATTCCCCTGAATGCTGAAGGCCGCAAACAAGCCGAAGCGCTGGCACAGCGTCTGAGCAGGGAGGAATTACGCTGGGATGCGGTCATTTCCAGTGACTTAAGCAGGGCATATGAAACGGCGCGGATTATTGCCGAAACTCTATCCATTCCGCTCTTGCCTGGTGATACAAGGCTAAGAGAACGCTACTTCGGCGATATTGAGGGGACAACGGAAGAGGAGCGTCTTGCCAAATGGGGAACGGACTGGCGCCGCAGCGAAAGTGGTCAAGAGTCGGACGAATCGGTCCGCGCGCGCGGACTTTCCTTTGTTGAGGAAGCCGCATCTGCCAGGCCGGGCTGCAATCTTCTCGTTGTGACGCACGGAAGCTTACTAGCTCAGCTGCTGAAAGGAATGTGCGACCGACTGGAGGATAAACCGATTCTGAATATGTCATTAACCATTATGGAACGGGCTGGAAAACAGTGGACTTCGCTGCTCCATGGCTGTACGCTTCATCTGGAGCAACCGGTTCATAATCAAAATTAA
- the qcrB gene encoding menaquinol-cytochrome c reductase cytochrome b subunit, with product MLKGMYNWIDERLDITPMWRDVADHEVPEHVNPAHHFSAFVYCFGGLTFFITVIQILSGMFLTMYFVPDIINAYKSVDYLQHKVAFGGIVRGMHHWGASLVIVMMFLHTLRVFFTGSYKAPREMNWVVGMLIFFIMLGLGFTGYLLPWDNKAYFATKVGIQIAESVPYIGTYIKELMQGGEIVGAETLTRFFAIHVFFLPGALLALLAAHFFMIRKQGISGPL from the coding sequence ATGTTAAAAGGTATGTACAACTGGATTGACGAACGTCTTGATATTACGCCGATGTGGAGGGACGTGGCGGACCATGAGGTACCGGAGCACGTTAACCCTGCGCATCATTTCTCCGCGTTCGTGTATTGCTTTGGCGGACTGACGTTTTTCATTACGGTCATTCAAATTTTATCCGGTATGTTTCTTACGATGTATTTCGTGCCGGATATCATTAACGCTTACAAGAGCGTCGACTATCTTCAGCACAAAGTGGCGTTCGGCGGAATCGTCCGCGGTATGCACCACTGGGGAGCGAGTCTTGTAATCGTGATGATGTTCCTGCATACGCTTCGCGTCTTCTTCACGGGATCTTATAAAGCGCCCCGTGAAATGAACTGGGTCGTCGGCATGCTCATTTTCTTCATCATGCTAGGCCTCGGCTTCACCGGCTACCTTCTGCCGTGGGATAACAAAGCGTATTTTGCGACAAAGGTCGGTATCCAGATTGCCGAATCTGTACCGTATATCGGTACATATATTAAAGAATTGATGCAAGGCGGAGAAATCGTCGGCGCTGAAACGTTAACGCGATTTTTCGCCATACACGTATTCTTCTTGCCAGGCGCGCTCCTTGCGCTTCTAGCGGCGCACTTCTTTATGATCCGAAAGCAAGGCATTTCGGGACCACTATAA
- a CDS encoding ubiquinol-cytochrome c reductase iron-sulfur subunit: MSDHEHQETAHRSVKRSGMSRRQFLSYTLGGAGAFMGAGMILPMVRFAVDPILQKKAGGTWIKVVEANKITNEPQEFKFQIHQVDGWYISDPELTAWISKDQQGKPFALSPICKHLGCTIAWNTEKNNEYVCPCHNAHYTQEGKNLVVAPKPLDEYQLKIENDWIYLGPIIPNTRFK, from the coding sequence ATGAGTGACCACGAACATCAAGAAACCGCGCATCGGTCGGTAAAACGCAGCGGGATGTCCAGGCGTCAATTTTTGTCGTATACGCTCGGCGGCGCCGGCGCGTTCATGGGTGCGGGAATGATACTCCCGATGGTGCGATTCGCGGTTGATCCGATTTTACAGAAAAAAGCGGGCGGCACGTGGATTAAAGTCGTCGAGGCAAACAAAATAACCAATGAACCGCAAGAATTCAAATTTCAAATTCACCAGGTTGACGGTTGGTATATCAGTGACCCCGAATTGACCGCGTGGATCTCCAAAGATCAGCAGGGCAAACCGTTTGCGCTTTCACCGATTTGCAAACATTTGGGGTGTACGATTGCATGGAACACAGAGAAAAACAACGAGTATGTTTGTCCATGTCATAACGCGCACTATACCCAGGAAGGTAAGAACCTGGTCGTTGCGCCGAAGCCGCTGGACGAATACCAGTTGAAGATCGAGAACGATTGGATTTATCTCGGGCCGATCATTCCGAATACACGTTTCAAATAA
- a CDS encoding DUF2487 family protein, with protein MKFSELTPEQWAELQPYLDTAVLPVTGMSGSEMPYEATEALERLRDVLDLIEVPFKGRVVTYPACHYGEWSEETVEQVAKLCTNLKLRAGFRYVVIATASAAPEKAVKETGADVVIGPDLEGCLPSSSSVGDSIRRLWLGR; from the coding sequence ATGAAATTCAGCGAACTAACCCCGGAACAGTGGGCGGAACTTCAGCCTTATTTGGATACGGCGGTACTTCCGGTTACGGGAATGTCGGGTTCTGAAATGCCTTATGAAGCAACCGAAGCGCTCGAGAGGCTGCGCGATGTGCTCGATTTGATCGAGGTCCCGTTCAAGGGCAGGGTCGTTACATACCCGGCATGTCATTATGGAGAATGGAGCGAAGAAACCGTAGAACAAGTCGCCAAGCTGTGCACGAATTTAAAGCTGCGCGCTGGATTCAGGTACGTCGTCATTGCGACCGCTTCTGCCGCACCGGAAAAGGCAGTCAAGGAGACTGGAGCGGATGTGGTTATCGGTCCCGACCTCGAAGGCTGCTTGCCGAGCTCATCATCCGTTGGAGATTCGATTCGACGTCTATGGCTCGGCCGCTAG
- a CDS encoding sporulation protein YpjB: MRTSSMLWLLLFLAVLIIAASGCGGKQTTDLTGGRLEEPVAAAGPNTLPEGTMRLGKLSEQLYAAANSGNRQLAYSLAARLEKQAESPDIRKLGTAEGWEAFDRSLIEARQLLSRQGASLQWYGQAARLKLAADALIGPGAPLWLQYEDVLHDDWNRMRQAWHSQNGNHAASALEAIKIYSEHVQRFELAALMQRPAILVTSLQEQIRYTERILESSRRADGNSEAVIAAFDSLNQAANRLFGRMNDVETIIGPAGGITRNTGGTIGEQMAVLFISAFVMSILGFAGWRKYAYERHHGVSAVPKKIDEGKRFL, translated from the coding sequence GTGAGAACGTCATCGATGTTGTGGCTATTATTGTTCTTGGCCGTGCTCATAATCGCTGCTTCGGGCTGCGGCGGCAAGCAGACGACGGATCTGACCGGCGGGAGGCTCGAGGAACCTGTCGCAGCCGCCGGTCCTAACACGCTGCCGGAAGGAACAATGAGACTTGGTAAATTATCGGAGCAGTTATACGCAGCTGCTAACAGCGGTAACCGGCAGCTCGCTTATTCGCTTGCCGCCCGCTTGGAGAAGCAGGCGGAGTCGCCGGATATTCGGAAGCTTGGGACTGCTGAAGGCTGGGAGGCATTTGACCGAAGTCTGATCGAGGCTAGACAGCTGCTGTCACGACAGGGGGCAAGCTTGCAATGGTACGGACAAGCTGCACGGTTAAAACTGGCGGCGGATGCTCTGATCGGGCCGGGTGCCCCGCTGTGGCTTCAATATGAGGATGTCCTTCACGACGACTGGAACAGAATGCGGCAAGCGTGGCACTCGCAAAACGGGAACCATGCGGCATCTGCTTTGGAAGCGATAAAGATTTACAGCGAGCATGTGCAGAGGTTTGAGTTAGCCGCCTTAATGCAGAGACCCGCTATACTCGTTACATCACTGCAGGAGCAAATTCGGTATACCGAACGGATACTTGAATCGTCTCGGCGGGCAGACGGAAATTCCGAGGCGGTCATTGCCGCTTTTGACTCGCTTAACCAAGCTGCCAACCGCTTATTCGGCAGGATGAATGATGTGGAAACAATCATTGGGCCTGCAGGGGGCATCACCCGGAATACAGGCGGAACAATCGGTGAGCAGATGGCCGTACTGTTCATTTCGGCGTTCGTTATGAGCATCCTCGGTTTTGCCGGCTGGCGGAAGTACGCTTACGAGCGGCATCATGGCGTGTCTGCGGTGCCGAAAAAAATCGATGAAGGGAAGAGATTCCT
- a CDS encoding DUF1405 domain-containing protein, producing MINPHDERVAFLPSISFFWSRSFLTSRIMLWTLLLVNTGGTVYGYIWYGNQIEYTISNHPLWQVIFVPDSPTASLFFTLSLLFLLFPAAGKPSAAYIALRSIIEALAVVTSIKYGIWAVSMIVAGGAQGDPLVWQDYMLMVSHLGMAIEALLFVRFMIFGRTAAVIALIWLLANDTVDYTFNVFPWLPKVLNDELGAIRTFTIGLSIFSLLVTNLAMKFRKV from the coding sequence ATGATCAATCCTCATGATGAAAGGGTGGCCTTCTTGCCGTCAATCTCGTTTTTTTGGAGCCGGTCATTTTTGACAAGCCGTATAATGCTCTGGACGCTGCTTCTCGTCAATACGGGCGGGACCGTTTACGGCTATATCTGGTATGGTAATCAAATAGAATATACGATTAGCAACCACCCGCTTTGGCAGGTCATCTTTGTGCCGGACAGTCCCACGGCCAGTCTCTTTTTTACCCTATCATTGTTATTTCTGCTGTTTCCTGCAGCTGGAAAGCCTTCGGCCGCTTATATCGCGCTGCGCTCCATCATTGAAGCCTTGGCTGTCGTAACGTCGATAAAGTACGGGATATGGGCGGTTTCAATGATTGTGGCAGGCGGTGCACAGGGGGATCCGCTCGTATGGCAGGATTATATGCTTATGGTGTCCCATCTCGGTATGGCAATTGAAGCGCTGTTGTTCGTGAGGTTTATGATATTCGGGCGAACTGCCGCCGTTATAGCCTTGATTTGGCTGCTTGCAAACGATACGGTCGATTACACGTTTAATGTTTTCCCATGGCTACCTAAGGTGTTGAACGACGAATTGGGAGCAATCCGGACATTTACGATTGGATTGTCGATTTTCAGTCTGCTCGTAACGAATCTGGCGATGAAATTTCGAAAGGTCTAA
- the hisC gene encoding histidinol-phosphate transaminase → MQPKQSIVHLPVYQPGKPVEEVKRELGLKEVVKLASNENPFGCSEKAKAAIQEELANVSIYPDSFSTALSAAVADHLQVDRKQLIFGAGSDEVILMIARAYLSPGDESIMADETFPQYKHNAEIEGATIIEVPLKNGTHDLPAMQAKVTERTKIIWICNPNNPTGTIVGREELAAFMRQVPSSVIVVLDEAYYEYVTDAAYPDSLALLREFNNVVVLRTFSKVHGLASLRIGYGVGHADVIHYVNQVREPFNTTRFAQAAAAASLADPAFIDGCKERNAEGRHYLCGEFDRMGLSYFEPHGNFVMFDAKLESQKVFDGLLRRGIISRARWTYYPTHIRITVGSREQNEKFIRALEEVLQEAAVLG, encoded by the coding sequence GTGCAACCGAAGCAAAGTATCGTCCATTTGCCCGTTTATCAACCCGGCAAGCCGGTTGAAGAAGTCAAGCGTGAGCTGGGACTGAAGGAAGTTGTTAAGCTTGCCTCCAACGAGAACCCGTTCGGATGTTCGGAGAAAGCCAAAGCCGCAATTCAAGAAGAACTGGCCAATGTAAGTATTTATCCCGACAGCTTCAGCACGGCGCTTAGCGCAGCTGTGGCCGACCATTTGCAGGTGGACCGGAAGCAGCTGATTTTCGGAGCCGGTTCTGATGAGGTTATACTTATGATTGCCCGAGCTTATCTGTCCCCGGGCGACGAATCGATCATGGCGGATGAAACATTCCCGCAGTATAAACATAACGCAGAGATCGAAGGCGCGACCATAATCGAAGTGCCTCTTAAGAACGGAACCCACGATTTGCCGGCCATGCAGGCAAAAGTAACGGAACGGACGAAAATCATCTGGATTTGCAATCCGAATAATCCGACCGGTACCATTGTAGGCCGGGAAGAGCTGGCCGCATTTATGCGTCAGGTGCCAAGCAGCGTGATCGTCGTGCTTGACGAAGCATACTACGAATATGTAACGGACGCCGCGTATCCGGATAGCCTGGCGCTGCTGCGCGAGTTCAATAATGTTGTCGTGCTGCGCACTTTCTCCAAAGTCCACGGCCTGGCGTCGCTTCGCATCGGCTACGGTGTCGGCCACGCTGACGTCATTCATTACGTCAACCAAGTGCGCGAACCGTTCAATACGACCCGGTTCGCTCAAGCTGCGGCTGCCGCTTCCCTTGCCGACCCGGCGTTCATCGATGGTTGTAAAGAGCGAAATGCGGAAGGACGGCACTATTTGTGCGGAGAATTCGACCGGATGGGTCTTTCCTATTTCGAGCCGCACGGCAATTTCGTCATGTTCGATGCGAAATTGGAATCCCAGAAAGTATTTGACGGTCTTCTTCGCCGGGGAATCATATCGCGCGCCCGCTGGACATATTATCCGACTCATATACGGATAACGGTAGGAAGCCGGGAGCAGAACGAGAAATTTATCCGTGCGCTGGAAGAAGTGCTGCAAGAAGCGGCGGTGCTTGGTTAA
- a CDS encoding prephenate dehydrogenase has protein sequence MTKIAIFGVGLIGGSLALCFKGKPGLTVVGHSPRESSAARYVERGVVDYATTSMRDAVEGADFIFLCVPVGNLEQYVLKLSEMQLKPGCIITDVGSTKASVAASAKAFLQNNVTFIGGHPMAGKEQSGVEAASLHLFENAFYVLTPDESTSQNEVDKLSELLKLTRAHIVHVEPQEHDEIVGAISHLPHIIAVALVNQIGRYNESNPLYGVLAAGGFRDITRIASSEPVVWRDILVNNRNVLLKLLRDWNGEIGSFISMLERDDGEGIEKAFKEAGQFRGQLPERRKGMIQSIYECYIDVPDEPGVIGKVATELGNSRINLSNIHIIESREDVPGVLRLSFRTQEDLDQAVEKLGQIGFSVHF, from the coding sequence ATGACTAAAATCGCGATATTCGGCGTCGGGCTAATCGGCGGTTCGCTCGCGCTTTGCTTCAAGGGCAAGCCGGGGCTAACGGTCGTCGGTCACTCCCCGCGCGAATCATCCGCAGCCAGATACGTCGAGCGTGGCGTTGTCGATTATGCGACAACGTCCATGCGCGACGCGGTGGAAGGCGCGGATTTTATTTTTCTATGCGTACCGGTAGGGAATTTGGAGCAGTATGTTCTTAAACTTAGCGAGATGCAGCTTAAACCTGGATGCATTATAACCGACGTCGGCAGCACGAAGGCTTCCGTCGCTGCGTCCGCCAAAGCGTTTCTTCAGAATAATGTGACGTTTATCGGCGGCCATCCGATGGCGGGAAAGGAACAATCCGGAGTCGAAGCGGCATCCTTGCATCTGTTCGAGAACGCATTCTATGTTCTTACCCCGGACGAATCCACTTCCCAAAACGAGGTGGACAAGCTGTCTGAGCTGTTGAAGCTGACGCGGGCCCATATCGTCCATGTCGAACCGCAAGAACACGACGAGATCGTCGGTGCGATCAGCCATCTTCCGCATATTATTGCTGTTGCCCTTGTTAACCAGATTGGACGGTACAACGAATCCAACCCCCTGTACGGCGTGCTCGCGGCAGGCGGATTCCGGGATATAACCCGCATCGCATCAAGCGAACCCGTCGTATGGCGTGATATACTCGTTAACAACCGCAATGTTCTGCTTAAGCTTCTTAGGGATTGGAACGGAGAAATCGGAAGCTTCATCAGCATGCTTGAGAGGGACGACGGCGAAGGCATCGAGAAGGCTTTCAAGGAGGCGGGCCAATTCCGCGGCCAACTTCCGGAACGGCGTAAAGGCATGATCCAATCCATCTACGAGTGTTATATCGATGTGCCGGATGAACCGGGAGTAATTGGAAAAGTGGCCACGGAGCTCGGCAACAGCCGAATTAATTTGAGCAACATTCATATCATCGAGAGCAGGGAAGACGTCCCCGGCGTACTCCGATTGTCATTCCGTACTCAGGAGGATCTCGATCAGGCAGTGGAAAAATTGGGACAAATAGGTTTTTCTGTACATTTTTAA
- a CDS encoding menaquinol-cytochrome c reductase cytochrome b/c subunit, whose protein sequence is MAHGHKSNEKVVFVGDSRVRKRTATGPSVPPDYSAYPGKSEAFIPNFLLKEWMVGVVVLVGFLILTIAEPAPLGYPADPTNAAFIPMPDWYFLFLYQFLKLQYVSGQYVVLGTVGVPGVAFGALLLAPFLDTGKERRFYKRPITTTLMILSLISVVYLTKQSWDHYQHELSLTNTIPEHIEREEKAREAAAKGQEPGQAQEEAKSIPLVDKDDPAVEITKKAQCVSCHGADLNGNEGARVPSLHGIGDLLTKEELVDIVTNGKGGGKMPAFKDTLSADEIDKLATWLAKQKKA, encoded by the coding sequence ATGGCACATGGCCACAAATCGAACGAGAAAGTAGTGTTCGTCGGCGACTCGCGGGTTCGTAAGCGTACGGCCACAGGCCCAAGCGTTCCGCCGGATTATTCTGCATACCCGGGGAAATCGGAAGCTTTCATCCCAAACTTCCTGCTCAAGGAATGGATGGTAGGTGTTGTCGTACTCGTCGGTTTCCTTATCCTAACCATTGCGGAACCGGCGCCGCTCGGCTATCCGGCAGATCCGACTAACGCCGCGTTTATACCGATGCCGGACTGGTACTTCCTGTTCCTGTATCAATTTCTGAAATTGCAATATGTATCCGGCCAATATGTCGTTCTCGGCACGGTAGGCGTTCCAGGCGTCGCTTTCGGCGCGCTGCTGCTTGCTCCGTTCCTTGATACGGGCAAGGAACGCCGTTTCTACAAGCGTCCGATTACAACAACTTTAATGATATTGTCGCTTATCTCGGTCGTCTATTTAACGAAGCAGTCGTGGGATCACTACCAGCATGAGCTGTCGCTGACCAATACGATTCCAGAGCATATTGAACGTGAAGAGAAGGCCCGTGAAGCTGCGGCGAAAGGGCAGGAGCCCGGTCAAGCGCAGGAGGAAGCGAAAAGCATTCCGTTAGTCGATAAAGACGATCCCGCTGTTGAAATTACCAAGAAAGCCCAGTGTGTATCTTGTCATGGCGCAGATCTTAACGGTAATGAAGGAGCAAGAGTTCCATCCCTTCACGGCATTGGAGATCTTTTAACGAAAGAGGAGCTCGTCGATATCGTGACCAACGGTAAAGGCGGAGGTAAAATGCCTGCTTTCAAAGATACGCTCAGCGCAGACGAAATTGATAAATTAGCAACCTGGCTTGCGAAGCAGAAGAAAGCCTGA
- a CDS encoding IDEAL domain-containing protein yields the protein MDKMKVTYEAMLGLAAEMVLDDAVLKFRTDRLYQEIDNALASGDKDTFRRLTEELKMLHA from the coding sequence ATGGACAAAATGAAAGTAACTTACGAAGCGATGCTCGGACTTGCCGCCGAGATGGTGCTTGACGACGCCGTACTTAAATTCCGCACGGATCGCTTGTACCAGGAAATCGATAACGCTCTTGCCTCAGGGGACAAGGATACGTTCCGTCGTTTGACTGAAGAACTGAAAATGCTGCATGCCTGA
- a CDS encoding transposase translates to MNLADMLSYADIGQLSRIATTYRCECNGNSKNELIQSILSTVNRRDVFESQISSMKLEDLRFINSLLFDPRDSFSLEELVARVQQSKFGSPPSEAAAAPSMIVKQEKAAAAVKKSSKRTKTVKEPVPESGPRETISRFKQYGWLFNGYSGPNRYLFQVPADLKERFKDTLERKFVSQAVYANDEPLAYRDEQQLLGEDVMQFLTFVYHNEIPLTSDGVMYKRSVLQIMDRLGVKESLPTRGEWRFGYGRRMKDYPNRMSLIYDYCYYNGWISESDSLLTLTDAGRERQALRSPEQPDKLYRFWLRLYKGAIPNIRAIVHWIDKLSHKWVNADSLKLALTPYIKPFYYDQPETILEQRMLGMMMHLGLLRIGEHAEQGQVIRMTPLGRSIVAGLSIEDDAIILS, encoded by the coding sequence ATGAATTTGGCGGACATGCTTAGTTATGCGGATATCGGGCAGTTAAGCCGGATTGCAACGACCTACCGCTGCGAGTGCAACGGTAATTCGAAAAATGAGTTGATCCAGTCTATTTTGTCTACGGTTAACCGCAGGGACGTCTTTGAATCGCAGATCAGCTCGATGAAGCTGGAAGATTTGAGGTTCATTAATTCACTGCTGTTCGATCCAAGAGATTCTTTCAGCTTGGAAGAGCTCGTAGCTCGTGTTCAACAAAGTAAGTTTGGCAGTCCGCCAAGCGAGGCCGCAGCCGCTCCTTCAATGATAGTGAAGCAGGAGAAGGCAGCCGCAGCCGTGAAGAAAAGCTCCAAAAGAACAAAGACAGTTAAAGAGCCTGTGCCGGAAAGCGGGCCTAGAGAAACGATTTCCCGGTTTAAACAGTACGGTTGGCTGTTTAACGGCTATTCCGGTCCAAACCGCTATTTATTTCAAGTGCCGGCAGATTTGAAGGAACGTTTCAAGGACACGCTGGAACGAAAGTTCGTGTCGCAGGCCGTGTATGCGAACGATGAACCGCTTGCTTACCGTGACGAACAGCAGCTGCTCGGCGAAGATGTCATGCAGTTTCTCACCTTTGTCTATCATAATGAAATACCGCTTACCTCGGACGGCGTCATGTATAAGCGAAGCGTGCTGCAAATCATGGATCGATTGGGAGTGAAAGAATCCCTTCCCACCCGGGGGGAATGGCGGTTCGGGTACGGGCGGAGAATGAAAGACTATCCGAACAGGATGTCCCTAATCTACGACTATTGCTATTACAACGGCTGGATTTCGGAATCCGATTCTTTGCTGACGTTGACTGATGCGGGAAGGGAACGCCAGGCCTTGCGTTCGCCGGAGCAGCCGGACAAGCTCTACCGGTTCTGGCTGAGGCTGTATAAGGGAGCTATTCCGAATATAAGAGCGATCGTGCATTGGATCGATAAGCTTTCCCATAAATGGGTTAATGCCGATTCGTTAAAGCTTGCTCTAACCCCTTACATAAAGCCGTTCTACTATGACCAACCGGAGACGATACTGGAGCAGCGGATGCTCGGGATGATGATGCATCTCGGCCTGCTTAGGATCGGAGAGCATGCCGAACAGGGACAAGTGATTCGGATGACTCCGCTGGGCCGCTCGATTGTCGCAGGACTCAGCATAGAAGACGATGCGATCATTTTGAGCTGA